The segment CCCGGGGACGGCGCGCTGCAGATCGTAGATCGCGGCCGGAGAGAGCTTGACGGGCACGTCCGCGCCAGTCGTCAAGCGCAGCGTCTTCAGGTTGGTGAGCGACTCGAGATATTTGAGGCCTTGATAGGTAAACTCGGCTTTGGCGGGTTCGAGTTGCACGTCGACTAGCGCGGTCAGCCGGCTCAAATGCTGCAGGCCGGCGTCGCCGAACCGTGATCCGTTCAAAGAGAGCTGCGTCAGGTTCGTCAGCTGCTCGAGATGCGCGAGCCCCTTGTCGGTGAGCATCAGGCCGGATGCTCCGCCGATATCCAACTGCGCCAATTGCCGCACGTTGGCCAGGTACGTCAGACTGTCGTCGGTAAGCGGACAGCTGAGACGCAACGACAGCAGGCGTGGGCAGTCGCGGAGCTTTGCCAGCCCCGGCCCAGTGACCATGGCATTTTGGATGTTGAGCGATCGCAGGCCGGTCAGGCCGTCGAGCATTTCCGGCAACCCTGCGTCGGTGAGACCGGTGCGCGACAGTACGAGCACTTCTATTTGCGCAAGGCCGCTCAGCGCGCGCAATCGATCGTCTGTGAATTGTGATGTTCCGAGGGCCAGATGCCTGAGCGATTTGAGATGCTTGAGTTGCGCCAAGCCCGCATCCGTGAGCCGTAGAGCAAAGCCGGCCCGGCCTCCATGGGCATCGATCGAGAGTCGTTCGACGGCCGGCAGCCGGCCGAGGGCGGCGATCCCTTCATCCGTCAGCGCCGATCCCGATACGGCAATCGCGGTCAGATGGGGCAATCCTTCGAGCGCAGCCAGGCTGGTGCCATCGAGATTGCAACTGGTTAGCGATAAGTGCGCGAGATCCGACAGACCGGCCAAACGCTGCACATCGGCATCCGTCACTTCCCAGCCGCCCAATGAGACCTGCACAATCCGCGCTTCCAAGTCGAGGTCCAGCCACCGTTCGAACCAGGTGCGGTCCGTCGTCGAAGCGGCCATGCCGTAGGATTGGCGCTGAAAGGACCCGCCCGACCGCGTAATCTCGTTGGCGATCGCCTGCTCATTTCGCGCGCGGTTGACTTTGGTGCCGACAAAGGCCATGCCGACCGCCAAGAGCGCGGTGATGACCAGCATGCCGCGGAGAGTGAGCCCAAACGTCGGTCCGGTGGGACGCAGCTTCATAGCCGCATCATAACACGCCTGCGCGGCCGGTTACGAAGCGACGAATCCGCAGAAAACGCAGATTTCGCAGAGAAGAATTTGCGCGCACGCCCGCGGCGTGTCGCGCCATTGGCAGGACGCTGTTCGTTAGGCCACCGTCACGCCCTTGTCCAGATACACGTCCTGGATCTTGTTCAACAGCTCGACCCCTTCCTTCATGGGGCGTTGAAAGGCTTTGCGGCCGCTGATCAGGCCCAGTCCGCCGGCCCGCTTGTTGATCACGGCCGTGCGCACCGCGTCGGCCAGGTCGTGCTTGCCCGAGGCCCCGCCCGAGTTGATCAGCCCGGCGCGCCCCATGTAGCAGTTGGCCACCTGATAGCGCGTCAGATCGATAGGGTTATCGGTCGAGAGCTTGGTGTACATCCGCTCGTCGTACTTGCCGTAGGTTTTGCCGTCGGCGTTGAGCGCCTTGTAGCCGCCATTGTTCTCGGGCAGCTTCTGCTTGATGATGTCGGCCTGAATCGTCACGCCCAGGTGGTTGGCCTGGCCAGTGAGATCGGCCGAGACGTGATAGTCTTTGTCCTTCTTGAAGGCCGAGTTGCGCAAGTAGCACCACAGAACAGTGGCCATGCCCAGTTCGTGCGCACGGGTGAAGGCCTTGGCGACTTCGACGATCTCGCGGCCGGCATCTTCCGAGCCGAAGTAGACCGTGGCGCCGACGGCCGCGGCCCCCATCTCGTACGCCCGATCCACCTCGCCGAACATGATCTGCTCGAAGCGGTTGGGATAGGTCAGCAGCTCGTTGTGATTGATTTTCACGATGAAGGGGATGCGGTGGGCGTACTTGCGGGCCACGATCCCCAGCACGCCGAAGGTCGACGCCACGGCGTTGCAGCCGCCATCGATCGCCAGCTTGACGATGTTCTCGGGATCGAAGTATTCCGGGTTGGGGGCGAACGAGGCGCCGGCCGAATGCTCGATACCCTGATCCACCGGCAAGATCGACATGTAGCCGGTGCCGGCCAAACGGCCATGCTGGAACATCCAGGCCAGGTTGCCGATCGTGCGCTGGTTGCGATCGCTGGGGACAAAGATGCGGTCGACAAAATCAGGCCCCGGCAGGTGCAACTGCTCCTTGGGGATCGTCTGGCAACGATGCTCCAGCAGGGTCGCGGCGTCCGGGCCCAACAGCTTTGCAATCCACTCGCTCATAAATCACCTCCGGCTTGGCATGGCCGAGAAAAAATGTCCATCAGTTGGCCCCGGCAACGTAGTGGCGGGACGCCGCAGTATAAACGATTGTGCGATCTGCGCCAGGCGGACGATTCGTTGTTGAACCTTGCCGTCGCTAGCAAACTAATGGAGACGGAATACCGCAACGCATGGGTGCCATGCCCACGACGGTCTGCCGACGCGGGCATGCATTCGTACAGTAAAACATGCACTCGACCGGCATGCTTATGCGAGCGTAAGCATGCCACCCGGCACCCGGATTTTGTACCCAACGATGTGCGCTCGGCAAATTTGCTTTCGCGAGTGTCAGCAGGGCACCGGGCGGAGTATCGTTTAGGGCTGACGTCGCGATCTGCATCGCGGTGCGTCGTTGCGACGCCGCCGGATCATCTAATGAATTCCTAACAAAGCGCCGCACCCCGTCGGGCGATTGGTGCCGTGCAGGATTTCGGGTGCCGTGCCCGCCGAGGTACGCCGGTGTGGGGATGCTTTCGTACAGGACGATGTGCGCTCGGCCGGCATGGTTACGCGAGCGTCGGCAAAATCTCCCGCCCCCCACAATTCTTGGGGAATCTCATTACGACATGACTGGAGTTTTTGGAATCATTACTTACAGTTAACGGGCTACATTTCTCTCTCCCTGCGAGGGTTCTCTAGATGTCCACCGCAAGCTTCACG is part of the Pirellulales bacterium genome and harbors:
- a CDS encoding class I fructose-bisphosphate aldolase → MSEWIAKLLGPDAATLLEHRCQTIPKEQLHLPGPDFVDRIFVPSDRNQRTIGNLAWMFQHGRLAGTGYMSILPVDQGIEHSAGASFAPNPEYFDPENIVKLAIDGGCNAVASTFGVLGIVARKYAHRIPFIVKINHNELLTYPNRFEQIMFGEVDRAYEMGAAAVGATVYFGSEDAGREIVEVAKAFTRAHELGMATVLWCYLRNSAFKKDKDYHVSADLTGQANHLGVTIQADIIKQKLPENNGGYKALNADGKTYGKYDERMYTKLSTDNPIDLTRYQVANCYMGRAGLINSGGASGKHDLADAVRTAVINKRAGGLGLISGRKAFQRPMKEGVELLNKIQDVYLDKGVTVA